A region of the Paraburkholderia flava genome:
GGTGCTCGGCGGCGGCGATGGTCTCGCGGTGCGCGAAATTCTCAAGCACAAGAACATCGAGCACATCACGCTGGTCGATCTCGATCCGGCGATGACGAAGCTGTTCTCGACCTCCGCGCCGCTCGTCAAACTGAACCAGGGTTCGCTAAAAGACCCGCATGTCACCGTAATCAACGACGACGCGGTGCGCTGGCTCGAATCGAATGCGCAGGTGTTCGACGCGATCGTCGTCGATTTCCCCGATCCGACCAACTTCGGGCTCGGGCGTCTGTATTCGGTCCCGGTCTTCCGGCTGCTTGCGCGGCATCTGGCGGAACAGGGCTATGTCGTGATCCAGTCGACGTCGCCATACTTCGCGCCGCACGCGTTCTGGACGATCGCCGCGACGCTGCGCGAAGCCGGGCTCAATACGTGGCCGTATCACTGCTACGTGCCGTCGTTCGGCGACTGGGGTTTCCTGATCGCCGGCAAGCGTGCGGATTTCACGGTACCGACGCATTACTCGGTGCCGACCCGCTGGCTCGATCCGCAGACTGCCGCCGACATGTTCCACTTTCCGGCGGACATGCCCGCGTTGTCGATGCCGCCGAACCATCTCAACGACCAGCCGCTCGTCCGTTATTTCGACGACGACTGGAAGCACGTGTTGCGCTGATGGATCGCCGGACCTTTCTGCTGGCTTCTGCTTCGGTATCGCTGGCCGCGTGCGGCCGCAGCGGCTGGATCGAGACGACGCCGACCGTCAACTATCCGGGGATGCGCGAAGGACACGCGCTGCGCGATCACGCGACACTGCCGCCGCCAACGGCCACGCGCACGGTCGACGTCGCGATCGTCGGCGCGGGCGCTGCGGGTTTATCGTGCGCCTGGCAGCTCGCGCGGGCAGGGCATCGCGATTTCGTCGTGCTGTCCGGGCCGGAGTATGGCGGCAACGCGGCGGGCGGTACGTTCGGCGATCTCGGGTATCCGAAGGGCGCGCATTATCTGCCGCTGCCGTCGATGGAGTCGACGCATCTTCGCGACATGCTGGCCGACCTCGGCGTGATCGAGAGCGGTGCGTTTTCCGATCGTCCGACGTTCGACGAGCGCATCCTGATGCACGCGCCCGACGAACGGCTGTTCGTCAACGGCCGGTGGCAAGACGGCCTCGTTCCGTCCGCCGGCATCGCACATGCCGAAGTCGAGCAGCAGGCCCGCTTCTTCGCCTATACCGACGCGTTGCGTCAAGCGCACGGCAACGACGGCCGCAAGGTGTTCTGCATCCCGCTCGCGGAGAGTTCGATCGATCCGCAGTGGCGGGCACTCGACGCAATCAGCTTCCAGCGCTGGCTCGGCGATCACGGTTACACGGCGCCGTCATTGCTCTGGTATCTGAACTACTGCTGTCGCGACGACTACGGCGCGGGTTTCGATCGCGTGTCCGCTTGGGCCGGGCTGCATTATTTCGCCGCGCGTGGCGGACACGCGCGCAATGCAGCCGATGGCGCCGTGCTGACCTGGCCGGACGGATTGCATTCGATGGTGACGAAGCTCGGCGATTCGATCGGCGCACGCGTTGGACATGCGCAGTGGGCGCTCGACGGCTTCGCGACGCGCATCGAGGAGCGGGGCAACGGCGTCGACGTGACCTGCGCGCAATACGATGGCGCGAACCTGAAAACCTTCACTCTGCGCGCACGACGTGTGGTCTGCGCGATGCCGCTCTTCGTCGCCGCGCACGTGATGCCGCGCATCACCGACTACGGATTCGATGCCGCACGCGATCTGCAACCGCGCGCACCGTGGCTGGTATCGAACTTTCTGATGGACGGCATGCCGCGTGAACACGACGGTGTGCCGCTCGCGTGGGATAACGTCGTCTATCGAGGTCCGGGACTGGGCTACGTGGTGTCGACCCATCAGTTGATCCGGATGAGTCCGCCGCAGCGGTCGGTGTTTTCGGCGTACCAGGCGCTCGACACGAAATCGCCCGAGGACACGCGCCGCTGGCTCGCGCAGGCAGCCGCAAGCGATCTGCGCGAGCAGGCGGCGATCGATCTGCGGGAAGTCTACGGTCTGGACTTGTGGCGCCACGCGTCAGCACTCGAGATCACCGTGCGCGGACACGCGATGGCCACGCCGGCCCCTGGTTTCCTGTCGCACAAGGGCACGCTCGCGCTGCGCGACGTCGATGGGCCGGTGCGTTTTGCGCACGCGGACCTGTCGGGGATTTCGCTGTTTGAGGAAGCGTCGTACTGGGGGATGCGGGCAGCGGACGGGGTGGTGTAGTTAGCGGCCCGCGTCATCACGCACTAGCATCAACCTCCACCGCATCGCCCACACACAACGCCCGAATCTGCCGCGCGACCTCCTCATCGACCGGGTTGTAAACGATCATCCCAAGATCCGGCCGCCCGTCGACAGAAAACGCCGAGTACTCCAGCTCGATCGCCCCCAGCTTCGGATGCTGCAGACGCTTGACACCGTCTCCGTCGCGATGGTTCGGTATGTCGTTGTTGCGCCATAACGCGTCGAACTCCGGACTGGCCGCGGAGAGTTCGTTGACCAGTTCTCCCGCTTCCGACATCAGCCCCGCGCGCGCGACATCCGCTCTGAACGAGCCCACCACGAAACGCGCGATGTTGTCCCAGTCGTGCTGCTTCGCGCGAATCGCCGGGTCGAGAAACAGGAAGCGGAGGATGTTGCGCTGACCCGGCGGCAGCGCGCCGTAGTCGGTCAGCACGACAGCCGCCGCGCGATTCCACGCGACGACGTCCCAGGTCGCGGTCTTGATGATCGCGGCACTTGCACCGAGCGAGTCGAGCAGCCGTTGCAGACGAGGACTGACGCTGTCAGCCGGTCGCGAGCGAACCTCGGGAGGGCGCCCGAGCCCCAGCATGAACAGATGCTCGCGCTCCGCATCGGTCAGCATCAACGCGCCGCAGATCCGGTCCAGCACTTCCGCCGACGGCGCACCGCCGCGTCCCTGTTCGAGCCACGTGTACCAGGTCGGGCTGATGTTCGCACGCTGCGCGACCTCTTCGCGGCGCAATCCGGGCGTGCGTCTGCGACCGGAAAATCCAAAGCTCGCGGGATCGAGCCGCGTGCGGCGGCTTCTCAGAAAATCGCCAAGCGATCGGACGCTATCTACCGGCATGATGACCCTGTTAGTCGCTTTACCATGATGAACTCACTACTTTAACTGGATAACAAATCAACGGATAGTGAGCCCGTGACGATCACGGAGAGACTTCACCATGCGTATTTTTCTGACGGGCGCGACCGGCTTCATCGGCTCGGCCCTTGTTCCTGAACTCATCGCTGCCGGCCATCAGGTCGTCGGTATGACGCGGTCCGACGCGGGCGCGCAGGCGCTCGCCGATGCCGGCGCCGAAGTGCATCGCGGCACGCTCGAAGACCTGGACAGCGTGCGCAGCGGCGCCGCGAAAGCCGACGCGGTTATCCATGCGGCCTTCGATCACGACTTCACGAGATTCGTCGAGAACTGCGAGAAGGACCGGCGCGTGATCGGCGCGCTCGGTTCCGTGCTCACGGGTTCCGATCGACCGCTCGTCATCACGTCGGGCACCGGAATGGGCAGCGGCCAGCACGGCGAACCGGCGCGCGAGGACGTGTTCAATACGAGCCATCCGAATCCGCGCATCGCGTCCGAACTGGCCGGACGTGAGCTGCTGGACACGGGCATCAACGTGTCGGTGGTGCGGCTGCCGCAGGTTCACAATCCATTCAGGCAAGGGCTCATCTCGCCGCTGATCGATATCGCGCGTGCAAAGGGCGTCGTGGCCTACGTCGGCGACGGACAGAACCGCTGGCCCGCAGGGCATCTTTCCGACGCTGCGCGCCTGTACCGGCTCGCAGTGGAAGCAGGCGAGCGGGGCGCGCGTTTTCATGCGGTCGGCGAGGAAGGCATCAGCAGTCGCGAGATCAGCGAGTCGCTGGGCCGGGGGCTGAAATTGCCGGTGGTTTCGATCGCGCCGGAGCAGGCGGCCGAGCATTTCGGGTGGATGGGGATGTTCGTCAGTCTGGACATGCTGGCTTCGAGTGCGTGGACGCAGGAGCGACTGGGCTGGCATCCGACCGGGCCGACGTTGATTGCCGATCTCGATGAGGCGCGCTACGCCGGTTAGCGTTAGCGGTCGCTGCATCCGATGCGATGGATGCAGCGACCGGGACGACTCCATACTGCGTCCGATGTGACGACGATGACGTCCCCACCATTTACTGCGCGACGTCGCGATAGACAACAGATGCGAGCGCGCTGCGATCACGCTCCGCATGCCCCACCTTCCTTGACGCCATCATGCCGCACGCCTACACTCGCACGCACTCTGGTGCTCGCGTGCGCGCCTCCCGCGCACGCAGTTAAACGGGAAACAGGGGGCTTTGCCGACACGGCGAGGCCAACCTGTGCTGCCCCCGCAACGGTAAGCGAAGGCATCGCGCAAGCGATGCAAAGCCGGCTTCGCTGCAAGCGCATCGCGCGCCTGCAGTCGACCACTGTGCGAACGGAATGCGTTCGCGCGGGAAGGTGAAGCGGCGTTTTCGTCAGCCCGGATACCGGCCAGACATGATGGGTTCGCGCCGCGGGGATGCGGTGCTTGCCACGCCTGCAACGCGCTTTTTACACGCATTAGTGTGCTTTCGCGAGCCATAGTCGCGCCGTATCGTCCCCGTCCGCTGTGTTCAACGCATCGCATCGTCGCGTCGCTGTCTGTTCGCGACGGGTGCTGCATGGCACATGCGACACGCGCGATCGTTACGCCGTGAAATCATGCGATGCATACACGTTGCCGGCGCCCTCACATGCACGAACGGAGCAGCAATGCAGACACAGATGCGCAAGATCCCCGTCACGATCGTCACGGGCTTTCTCGGTAGCGGCAAGACGACGCTGTTGCGGCACATTCTTCAGCACGCGGACGGTCTGCGCATCGCAGTGATCGTCAACGAGTTCGGCGAACTCGGCATCGACGGCGAGATCCTGAAAGGCTGCGGCATCGGCTGCGACGAAGAGGGCCGCGAAACGGAAGGCCAGCTCTACGAACTCGCGAACGGTTGCCTGTGCTGCACCGTGCAGGAAGAATTTTTCCCGGTGATGGAGCGGCTCGTCGAGCGACGCGACCAGATCGATCACGTGCTGATCGAAACGTCGGGCCTCGCACTGCCGAAGCCGCTCGTGCAGGCGTTCAACTGGCCCGCGATCAAGAACAGCTTCACCGTCGACGCAGTCGTCACCGTGGTCGACGGTCCCGCCGCGGCGAGCGGCCAGTTCGCCGACAATCCGGTCGCCGTTGATGCACAGCGTCGCGACGACCCGAACCTCGATCACGAATCGCCGCTGCATGAACTGTTCGAAGACCAGTTGTCGTCGGCCGATCTGGTGATTCTCAACAAGACCGATCTGCTCGACGACGCGCAACTCGCTGCCGTCGAAGCGCTCGTGCGCGAAGAAATTCCGCCGCAGGTGAAAGTGGTGCGTGCGCAGAACGGTCGGCTGGATCTGCATGCGCTGCTGGGTCTCGAAGCCGCGTCGGAGACGACGATTCATCTGCGGCACGATCATCACGGGTCGGCTGAAGACGCCGATCATCACCACGACGAATTCGATTCGGTCGTCGTCGAATGCACGGTGTCGTCGCGCGAAGCGGCGATCGCCGCGCTGCAACGGCTCGTCGAAACACACACGATCTATCGCGTGAAGGGTTTCGCCGCGCTGCCGGGTGCGCCGATGCGGCT
Encoded here:
- a CDS encoding NAD(P)/FAD-dependent oxidoreductase, producing MDRRTFLLASASVSLAACGRSGWIETTPTVNYPGMREGHALRDHATLPPPTATRTVDVAIVGAGAAGLSCAWQLARAGHRDFVVLSGPEYGGNAAGGTFGDLGYPKGAHYLPLPSMESTHLRDMLADLGVIESGAFSDRPTFDERILMHAPDERLFVNGRWQDGLVPSAGIAHAEVEQQARFFAYTDALRQAHGNDGRKVFCIPLAESSIDPQWRALDAISFQRWLGDHGYTAPSLLWYLNYCCRDDYGAGFDRVSAWAGLHYFAARGGHARNAADGAVLTWPDGLHSMVTKLGDSIGARVGHAQWALDGFATRIEERGNGVDVTCAQYDGANLKTFTLRARRVVCAMPLFVAAHVMPRITDYGFDAARDLQPRAPWLVSNFLMDGMPREHDGVPLAWDNVVYRGPGLGYVVSTHQLIRMSPPQRSVFSAYQALDTKSPEDTRRWLAQAAASDLREQAAIDLREVYGLDLWRHASALEITVRGHAMATPAPGFLSHKGTLALRDVDGPVRFAHADLSGISLFEEASYWGMRAADGVV
- a CDS encoding helix-turn-helix transcriptional regulator, translated to MPVDSVRSLGDFLRSRRTRLDPASFGFSGRRRTPGLRREEVAQRANISPTWYTWLEQGRGGAPSAEVLDRICGALMLTDAEREHLFMLGLGRPPEVRSRPADSVSPRLQRLLDSLGASAAIIKTATWDVVAWNRAAAVVLTDYGALPPGQRNILRFLFLDPAIRAKQHDWDNIARFVVGSFRADVARAGLMSEAGELVNELSAASPEFDALWRNNDIPNHRDGDGVKRLQHPKLGAIELEYSAFSVDGRPDLGMIVYNPVDEEVARQIRALCVGDAVEVDASA
- a CDS encoding SDR family oxidoreductase — its product is MRIFLTGATGFIGSALVPELIAAGHQVVGMTRSDAGAQALADAGAEVHRGTLEDLDSVRSGAAKADAVIHAAFDHDFTRFVENCEKDRRVIGALGSVLTGSDRPLVITSGTGMGSGQHGEPAREDVFNTSHPNPRIASELAGRELLDTGINVSVVRLPQVHNPFRQGLISPLIDIARAKGVVAYVGDGQNRWPAGHLSDAARLYRLAVEAGERGARFHAVGEEGISSREISESLGRGLKLPVVSIAPEQAAEHFGWMGMFVSLDMLASSAWTQERLGWHPTGPTLIADLDEARYAG
- the cobW gene encoding cobalamin biosynthesis protein CobW encodes the protein MQTQMRKIPVTIVTGFLGSGKTTLLRHILQHADGLRIAVIVNEFGELGIDGEILKGCGIGCDEEGRETEGQLYELANGCLCCTVQEEFFPVMERLVERRDQIDHVLIETSGLALPKPLVQAFNWPAIKNSFTVDAVVTVVDGPAAASGQFADNPVAVDAQRRDDPNLDHESPLHELFEDQLSSADLVILNKTDLLDDAQLAAVEALVREEIPPQVKVVRAQNGRLDLHALLGLEAASETTIHLRHDHHGSAEDADHHHDEFDSVVVECTVSSREAAIAALQRLVETHTIYRVKGFAALPGAPMRLVVQGVGRRFDSYFDRRWKPEENANAKSRFVLIGEDLDQPTLQRAFDDALARTHAHEA